The following coding sequences lie in one Rutidosis leptorrhynchoides isolate AG116_Rl617_1_P2 chromosome 4, CSIRO_AGI_Rlap_v1, whole genome shotgun sequence genomic window:
- the LOC139839847 gene encoding uncharacterized protein, with product MESTLLSSARYISTKSNSNVRQFQSSFSGKLFVNTHFTKSSDAYTNYKSSTVKITSLFSLGKKKAKVTKRETVIPDPDYRIPVVLLGVSGLLVYQDNLIAAAPVGLLGLLLLFQTTRVRFVFDDEALEVKVGQELDDSGENVFVGGKNRWKYSSFINWELWWPSFPILVYFKEAQTKPEGQVHFFPVIFNGKQLYDVMVERAGPSKTSTPK from the exons atggaaaGCACCCTCTTATCATCTGCACGATATATTTCCACAAAAA GCAACAGCAATGTGAGGCAGTTTCAGAGTTCATTTAGTGGCAAATTGTTTGTTAACACTCACTTTACTAAAAGTAGTGATGCATATACTAACTACAAAAGTAGCACTGTTAAGATCACTTCATTG TTTTCACTTGGTAAAAAGAAGGCCAAGGTAACTAAAAGAGAGACTGTTATCCCAGATCCAGATTATCGAATACCGGTTGTTCTTCTTG GTGTATCCGGTTTGTTAGTATATCAAGATAATCTAATTGCAGCTGCTCCTGTTGGTCTTCTTGGCTTACTTTTATTGTTTCAG ACAACAAGAGTGAGGTTTGTCTTCGACGACGAAGCTCTG GAGGTAAAAGTGGGACAAGAACTTGATGATTCGGGTGAAAACGTGTTTGTTGGCGGCAAAAACCGTTGGAA ATACTCTTCATTCATAAACTGGGAGCTCTGGTGGCCAAGTTTTCCGATTCTGGTGTACTTCAAAGAAGCTCAGACGAAACCCGAAGGACAAGTCCATTTCTTCCCAGTGATTTTC AACGGGAAACAGTTGTACGATGTTATGGTGGAACGAGCTGGCCCTTCGAAGACTAGTACCCCAAAGTAG